A portion of the Chromobacterium sp. IIBBL 290-4 genome contains these proteins:
- a CDS encoding TonB-dependent receptor domain-containing protein: MGHSLLKTSYQSNGGQFGKSAAAYGGGSDQPVDILAYITQSHSGDGKTADGAKYMFSGGEQTAGMLKLGFRPAAGHQFKLSLVRQDAELRTPWAARAGLLDAPRDDEIRRYGEEGAWLRKTVWREQETESGSAEWRYADPAREWLDLSVTYSQSRRYQHDTRPESTWKVDYGASYGHESWVNQRSRSWEVRNRAKLGDKHALTVGAAWSRQDWDPLSFLATKVKNKDYNYGWLNPYGANRGVESIRSAYVVEEWKPFNTLIITPSLRFDQVTLYGRSNLAPIYNVAKAGHDYSPVAYSGFSPRLALQGRLSENWRASLDYVHTWRAPSVDEVYAAQIPQTSLPATSRQLRPETLNAVYLGLAYEKRDAWTAGDKLELSMLGYHQRVSDNIYMRLGSGNTGDAPGQPPKPRTGFYRNLSGYQIHGFELAGDYQARGWFGGFSLSSTMGDHDNSLRDPWGASEPVVDIPPRKLVLTAGVKLPRAGLAFGLQGKFVRRQDRVPMHDGAITAYAMPPRAGYALANFFLSWQPRQGWGKDMEVRLAVDNLTNRAYRPYLTEGAQGMGRSVRTSLSWRF, from the coding sequence TTGGGACATAGCCTTCTGAAAACCTCGTATCAGAGCAATGGCGGCCAGTTCGGCAAATCCGCCGCGGCTTATGGCGGCGGCAGCGATCAGCCGGTCGACATTCTGGCCTATATCACGCAGAGCCATTCCGGCGACGGCAAGACCGCCGATGGGGCCAAGTATATGTTCTCGGGCGGCGAGCAAACCGCAGGCATGCTCAAGCTGGGCTTTCGTCCGGCGGCCGGCCATCAGTTCAAGCTGAGCCTGGTGCGGCAGGATGCCGAGCTGCGCACGCCGTGGGCGGCGCGGGCGGGTTTGCTGGATGCGCCGCGCGACGATGAGATCCGCCGATATGGCGAGGAGGGCGCCTGGCTGCGCAAAACCGTCTGGCGCGAGCAGGAAACCGAGTCCGGCAGCGCGGAGTGGCGCTACGCCGATCCTGCGCGGGAATGGCTGGATCTGTCGGTGACCTACAGCCAATCCCGCCGTTATCAGCACGATACTCGGCCGGAATCGACCTGGAAGGTGGACTATGGCGCTTCCTACGGGCATGAGAGCTGGGTCAATCAGCGCAGCCGCAGCTGGGAAGTCCGCAATCGCGCCAAATTGGGCGACAAGCATGCGCTGACGGTGGGCGCGGCCTGGAGCCGGCAGGACTGGGATCCACTCTCGTTCCTGGCGACCAAGGTTAAGAACAAAGACTACAACTACGGCTGGCTCAACCCCTATGGCGCCAATCGCGGCGTGGAGAGCATCCGCTCCGCCTATGTGGTGGAGGAATGGAAGCCGTTCAATACGCTGATTATCACGCCTTCGCTGCGTTTTGATCAGGTGACCTTGTATGGCCGTTCCAATCTCGCGCCTATCTACAATGTCGCCAAGGCCGGCCATGACTACAGTCCGGTGGCTTATTCCGGCTTCTCGCCGCGCTTGGCTTTGCAGGGGCGCTTGTCTGAGAATTGGCGGGCCAGCCTGGATTATGTACACACCTGGCGGGCGCCCAGCGTGGACGAAGTGTACGCGGCGCAGATTCCGCAAACCTCGCTTCCCGCCACCAGCCGCCAACTGCGGCCGGAAACGCTGAATGCCGTCTATCTGGGATTGGCATATGAGAAGCGGGATGCGTGGACGGCAGGGGATAAGCTGGAGCTGTCCATGCTCGGCTACCATCAGCGGGTATCCGACAATATTTATATGCGGCTGGGCAGCGGCAATACCGGGGACGCGCCGGGCCAGCCGCCCAAGCCCAGAACCGGTTTCTATCGTAATCTGAGCGGCTATCAGATCCATGGCTTTGAGCTGGCGGGCGATTATCAGGCGCGCGGATGGTTTGGCGGGTTTTCGCTGTCGTCCACGATGGGCGATCACGACAACAGCCTGCGCGACCCTTGGGGCGCGTCCGAGCCGGTGGTGGACATCCCGCCGCGCAAGCTGGTGCTGACGGCTGGCGTCAAATTGCCGCGCGCCGGCCTGGCGTTTGGCTTGCAGGGCAAGTTCGTTCGCCGTCAAGACCGGGTGCCTATGCATGACGGGGCGATCACGGCCTATGCCATGCCGCCGCGCGCCGGCTATGCCTTGGCTAATTTCTTCCTGAGCTGGCAGCCGCGCCAGGGCTGGGGCAAGGATATGGAGGTGAGGCTGGCGGTGGATAATCTGACCAATCGCGCCTACCGGCCTTATCTGACCGAGGGCGCGCAAGGCATGGGACGATCCGTCCGCACCAGCCTGAGCTGGCGCTTCTGA